A genome region from Halorussus pelagicus includes the following:
- a CDS encoding alpha/beta hydrolase produces the protein MATPNPHDGGADPHAGQPVAAAGAVSDGAPADDADAAVIFIHGRGATAEGMLEMAGEFDAEGVAYLAPQARGRTWYPNSFLEAIADNEPSLSSALAFLGDVRERVADAGIAPERTCFVGFSQGACLASEFVARNAERYGGLAALSGGLIGPEGTPRDYDGDLDGTPVFLGCSDRDPHIPVERVHETRDVLDGLGGDVEERIYEGMGHGINREEVAYVRNMVEEIASGER, from the coding sequence ATGGCAACTCCCAATCCCCACGATGGCGGGGCGGACCCCCACGCCGGGCAACCGGTCGCCGCTGCGGGCGCGGTCTCGGACGGGGCGCCCGCCGACGACGCCGACGCCGCGGTTATCTTCATCCACGGTCGCGGCGCGACCGCCGAGGGCATGCTGGAGATGGCGGGCGAGTTCGACGCCGAGGGCGTGGCCTACCTCGCGCCGCAGGCCCGCGGCCGGACGTGGTACCCCAACTCCTTCCTCGAAGCTATCGCGGACAACGAACCGAGTCTCTCGTCGGCGCTAGCGTTCCTCGGCGACGTGCGCGAGCGCGTCGCCGACGCCGGAATCGCGCCCGAGCGGACCTGCTTCGTCGGCTTCTCGCAGGGTGCCTGTCTCGCCAGCGAGTTCGTCGCCCGGAACGCCGAGCGCTACGGCGGGCTGGCGGCCCTGAGCGGGGGACTCATCGGCCCAGAGGGCACCCCGCGAGACTACGACGGCGACCTCGACGGGACGCCGGTATTTTTGGGGTGTAGCGACCGCGACCCGCACATCCCGGTCGAGCGCGTCCACGAAACCCGCGACGTGCTGGACGGACTGGGCGGCGACGTGGAAGAGCGCATCTACGAGGGGATGGGCCACGGCATCAACCGCGAGGAAGTGGCATACGTTCGAAACATGGTCGAAGAGATAGCGTCGGGGGAGAGGTAG
- a CDS encoding aldehyde dehydrogenase family protein, producing the protein MESERQSPTDAETDAGEETTPDLKDLGFAPSNGWNAVYVDGEWRAQGDRAGLDVVDPTTRVAVGTIPAGTDEDVDAAYAAAESAQREWADRTPEERASVVAAARELVGKYHEEFAHLFAVECGGARLKADIELDLTTGTMAVAEELADAADPTDTEERESAVEGKRNLVFREPAGVVGIISPWNFPLYLSMRAVAPAIALGNAVVLKPSTHTAIVGGLALASLFEEAGLPDGVLNVVTGEGSAIGETIAGHPAASVVSFTGSTEVGRKVGGAAAEQLSTPALELGGNNAHIVTAEADLDRAVDGGVFGSFTHQGQECISINRHLVHESVYDEYVERLAERASELPVGDPRDEAVLVGPVQNASQFETIRDLVEQSVEQGANIESGGEFDDWFVEPTVLSGVENDMPVAAEEHFGPVAPVISFSDIDEAVALANDTEYGLSGSVHCEDAERAIDIARRLDTGMVHVNDQPLNDDPNVAFGGVNASGIGRYNAEWIVEELTETRWISVQEEAREYPF; encoded by the coding sequence ATGGAAAGCGAACGCCAGTCACCGACCGACGCCGAGACGGACGCGGGTGAGGAGACGACTCCGGACCTCAAGGACCTCGGGTTCGCCCCGTCAAACGGGTGGAACGCCGTCTACGTGGACGGCGAGTGGCGCGCGCAGGGCGACCGCGCGGGACTCGACGTGGTGGACCCGACGACAAGAGTGGCGGTCGGGACGATCCCGGCTGGGACCGACGAGGACGTGGATGCCGCGTACGCGGCCGCCGAGTCGGCACAGCGCGAGTGGGCCGACCGGACGCCCGAGGAGCGAGCGTCGGTAGTCGCCGCGGCCCGCGAACTCGTCGGAAAGTACCACGAGGAGTTCGCCCACCTGTTTGCGGTCGAGTGTGGCGGCGCTCGACTCAAAGCCGACATCGAACTCGACCTGACCACGGGGACGATGGCGGTTGCCGAGGAGTTGGCGGACGCCGCCGACCCGACCGACACCGAGGAGCGCGAGTCCGCGGTGGAGGGCAAGCGCAACCTCGTCTTCCGGGAACCCGCGGGCGTCGTCGGCATCATCTCGCCGTGGAACTTCCCGCTGTATCTCTCGATGCGGGCGGTCGCGCCCGCCATCGCACTCGGGAACGCGGTCGTTCTCAAGCCCTCGACACACACCGCAATCGTCGGCGGACTGGCGCTGGCGAGTCTCTTCGAGGAGGCCGGACTCCCCGACGGCGTCCTAAACGTCGTCACGGGCGAGGGGTCGGCCATCGGCGAGACTATCGCTGGCCACCCCGCGGCCTCGGTCGTCTCGTTCACCGGTTCGACCGAGGTCGGCCGGAAGGTCGGCGGGGCGGCGGCCGAGCAGTTATCGACGCCCGCGCTCGAACTCGGCGGGAACAACGCCCACATCGTCACCGCGGAGGCGGACTTGGACCGGGCGGTGGACGGCGGGGTCTTCGGCTCGTTTACCCACCAAGGGCAGGAGTGCATCTCCATCAACCGCCATCTGGTCCACGAATCGGTGTACGACGAGTACGTTGAGCGACTGGCCGAGCGCGCCAGCGAACTGCCGGTCGGCGACCCCCGCGACGAGGCGGTGCTGGTCGGGCCGGTCCAGAACGCCTCGCAGTTCGAGACCATCAGGGACCTCGTGGAGCAGTCGGTCGAGCAGGGTGCAAACATCGAATCGGGCGGCGAGTTTGACGACTGGTTCGTGGAACCGACCGTTCTCTCGGGCGTCGAGAACGACATGCCGGTCGCCGCCGAGGAACACTTCGGGCCGGTCGCGCCGGTCATTTCTTTCTCGGACATCGACGAGGCGGTCGCGCTGGCCAACGACACGGAGTACGGTCTCTCGGGGTCGGTCCACTGCGAGGACGCCGAGCGCGCGATTGACATCGCCCGGCGACTGGATACGGGGATGGTCCACGTCAACGACCAACCGCTGAACGACGACCCGAACGTCGCGTTCGGTGGCGTGAACGCCTCGGGAATCGGCCGGTACAACGCCGAGTGGATAGTCGAAGAGTTGACCGAGACGCGGTGGATTTCAGTGCAGGAAGAGGCGCGGGAGTACCCCTTCTGA
- the cofD gene encoding 2-phospho-L-lactate transferase, translating to MTTFLSGGTGTPKLLAGAESVFDPAETTVVANTGDDVDLGGLLVCPDVDTVLFEQGDLLDLETWWGIADDTTETHEELHNLAETADLAKGPRYLPDEAQTDGRHLANWRRFSGVAEFMEIGDRDRAVHLTRTSLLDEGHSLTEVTRLLADAFDAPVDVVPMSDDPVASIVHTPEESDEYADEMHFQEFWVAHRGDPEVDHVEFRGGEDADPAPAALGAIEEGPVVVGPSNPVTSIGPMLAIEELHDALDDATVVAVSPFVEDEVFSGPAADLMAGVGFEPSTAGVAAAYPFADAFVLDDHDDTDLDRPVVKTDTEMSDEDDAERVARAVADALEVI from the coding sequence ATGACGACGTTTCTCTCCGGGGGGACCGGAACCCCGAAGCTACTCGCCGGAGCCGAGTCGGTTTTCGACCCGGCAGAGACCACCGTCGTCGCCAACACCGGCGACGACGTGGATTTGGGCGGCCTGCTCGTCTGTCCCGACGTAGATACCGTCCTCTTCGAGCAGGGGGACCTGCTGGACTTGGAGACGTGGTGGGGAATCGCCGACGACACCACCGAAACCCACGAGGAGTTACACAACCTTGCCGAGACTGCCGACCTCGCCAAGGGACCGCGCTACCTGCCCGACGAGGCCCAGACCGACGGTCGCCACCTCGCAAACTGGCGGCGCTTCTCCGGCGTCGCGGAGTTCATGGAGATCGGCGACCGCGACCGCGCGGTCCACCTGACCCGGACCAGTCTGTTGGACGAGGGCCACAGCCTCACCGAGGTCACGCGCCTGCTCGCCGATGCTTTCGACGCGCCCGTGGACGTGGTCCCGATGAGCGATGACCCCGTGGCTTCTATCGTCCACACCCCCGAAGAGAGCGACGAGTACGCCGACGAGATGCACTTTCAGGAGTTCTGGGTTGCTCACCGCGGCGACCCCGAAGTGGACCATGTCGAGTTCCGCGGCGGCGAGGACGCCGACCCCGCTCCGGCCGCCCTCGGGGCGATAGAAGAGGGTCCCGTTGTCGTCGGTCCCTCGAACCCCGTCACCAGCATCGGGCCGATGCTCGCCATCGAGGAGCTACACGACGCGCTCGACGACGCCACCGTGGTCGCGGTCTCACCCTTCGTGGAGGACGAGGTGTTCTCCGGCCCGGCGGCCGACCTGATGGCGGGCGTCGGCTTCGAACCCTCGACCGCTGGCGTCGCGGCGGCCTACCCCTTCGCCGACGCCTTCGTGCTGGACGACCACGACGACACCGACCTCGACCGCCCGGTCGTCAAGACCGATACCGAGATGTCCGACGAAGACGACGCCGAGCGCGTGGCCCGCGCCGTCGCCGACGCGCTGGAGGTGATTTGA
- a CDS encoding HD domain-containing protein — translation MKTIKDSVHDHIEVEGVARALFDTPAVQRLRRIKQLGPAHLVYPSANHTRFEHSLGVYHLACEGLDHLGIQGKQAERVRAAAILHDIGHAPYSHTIEEVIHRHTGKYHDDVHDLLADNEVGDVLRDHGHNPDEIADLIAGGGKLGQLVSGELDVDRMDYLVRDAHHTGVPYGTIDHSRLVRELTLIDGELVLAEGNVPTAESLLLARALMNPTVYNHHVTRICRGMLQRASERLLDETAISADELRRMDDHDLFAALRRSAPTEEFARRLGARDLYKRAVWVEMADVPDEVIDADHDRIRQFEADIAADAGVGPESVIIDVLGRPSMTESSTRVIVNGEIRRLGQQSTLVSALRQVQREQWRLGVYAPGDHTDSVGHAAERVLGLETDGALVSEVRSPGQRTTLDEFGAQGEE, via the coding sequence ATGAAGACCATCAAGGACTCCGTCCACGACCACATCGAGGTCGAGGGCGTCGCGCGGGCGCTGTTCGACACGCCCGCGGTCCAGCGACTCAGGCGCATCAAGCAGTTGGGTCCCGCACATCTCGTCTACCCCTCCGCGAACCACACTCGCTTCGAACACAGCCTCGGCGTCTACCACCTCGCTTGCGAGGGACTCGACCACCTCGGGATTCAGGGCAAGCAGGCCGAGCGCGTCCGAGCGGCCGCCATCCTCCACGACATCGGGCACGCACCCTACAGTCACACCATCGAGGAAGTTATCCACCGCCACACCGGCAAGTACCACGACGACGTTCACGACCTGCTGGCGGACAACGAGGTCGGCGACGTGCTTCGAGACCACGGTCACAACCCCGACGAAATCGCCGACCTCATCGCTGGCGGCGGGAAACTCGGCCAGTTGGTCTCGGGGGAACTCGACGTGGACCGGATGGACTACCTCGTGCGCGACGCCCACCACACCGGCGTCCCCTACGGCACCATTGACCACTCCCGACTGGTCCGGGAACTCACGCTCATCGACGGCGAACTCGTGCTGGCGGAGGGCAACGTCCCGACCGCCGAGAGCCTGCTTCTGGCGCGCGCGCTGATGAACCCGACCGTCTACAACCACCACGTCACGCGCATCTGTCGGGGGATGCTCCAGCGCGCGAGCGAGCGCCTGCTAGACGAGACCGCGATTTCCGCGGACGAACTCCGCCGGATGGACGACCACGACCTCTTCGCGGCGCTTCGAAGGAGCGCCCCGACCGAGGAGTTCGCTCGGCGACTCGGCGCGCGGGACCTCTACAAGCGGGCGGTCTGGGTCGAGATGGCCGACGTGCCCGACGAGGTTATCGACGCCGACCACGACCGGATTCGGCAGTTCGAGGCGGACATCGCGGCCGACGCGGGGGTCGGTCCCGAGTCGGTCATCATCGACGTGTTGGGGCGACCGAGCATGACCGAGTCCTCGACGCGGGTCATCGTCAACGGCGAGATTCGACGCCTCGGCCAGCAGTCCACGCTGGTCTCGGCGCTCCGGCAGGTCCAGCGCGAGCAGTGGCGACTCGGGGTGTACGCGCCCGGCGACCACACGGACTCGGTCGGGCACGCCGCCGAGCGAGTGCTGGGACTGGAGACCGACGGCGCGCTCGTCAGCGAGGTCCGGTCGCCCGGCCAGCGCACGACGCTGGACGAGTTCGGGGCGCAAGGCGAGGAGTGA
- a CDS encoding MBL fold metallo-hydrolase — protein MRVTFLGTGSAMPTGERYQTGIVVTDEETERHLLVDCGSGVLHRLQQSGVGYEEISTVLLTHHHLDHVADLLPLLKARWLAGEEHLEVVGPTGTKSLVDDLLDVHDYLRGRVDLQIREVGAHEFEVAGFEVEGYEARHSLPCLSYRFGDKFTFSGDSEAFEALANFADGCDVLVHDCSFPDDVDVDNHPTPTQLGEALAGSGADIGKVFLTHLYPHTEGRHEEMLQSIEAQYDGDVRFADDLRTVEL, from the coding sequence ATGCGAGTCACCTTTCTCGGAACCGGCAGTGCGATGCCGACCGGCGAGCGCTACCAGACCGGCATCGTCGTGACCGACGAGGAGACCGAGCGCCACCTGCTCGTGGACTGCGGAAGCGGCGTCCTCCACCGCCTCCAGCAGTCGGGCGTCGGCTACGAGGAGATTTCGACTGTCTTGCTGACTCACCACCACCTCGACCACGTCGCCGACCTCCTGCCGCTGTTGAAGGCCCGGTGGCTGGCGGGCGAGGAACACCTCGAAGTCGTCGGCCCGACCGGTACGAAGTCGCTGGTTGACGACCTGCTCGACGTACACGACTATCTGCGAGGACGAGTAGACCTCCAGATTCGAGAGGTCGGTGCCCACGAGTTCGAGGTCGCCGGATTCGAAGTCGAGGGGTACGAGGCCCGACACTCCCTGCCGTGTCTGTCCTACCGATTCGGTGACAAGTTCACCTTCAGCGGCGACAGCGAGGCGTTCGAGGCGCTGGCGAACTTCGCCGACGGCTGTGACGTGCTGGTTCACGACTGCTCGTTCCCCGACGACGTTGACGTGGACAACCACCCGACGCCGACCCAACTCGGCGAGGCGCTCGCGGGGTCGGGCGCGGACATCGGGAAAGTGTTCCTGACGCATCTCTACCCTCACACCGAGGGTCGTCACGAGGAGATGTTACAGTCCATCGAGGCGCAGTACGACGGCGACGTGCGGTTTGCAGATGATTTGCGGACTGTCGAGTTGTAG